The Providencia rettgeri genome includes a window with the following:
- a CDS encoding P pilus assembly protein, pilin FimA, giving the protein MIHTFIQKYGFYILFLFVFISPKTFALDCVEAGTGVVIKPAVPVGQLAIPSDTPAGTVIWQSDPLTVTVYCDNVLGNMVDVVHMYFNPISQKLGTGLLLGANYQGEQLERDKQKVSLGTPPISGKQSVTVTVTFNLYIKVTGTVPPSGNYEGDNQFTVFQFDGSGGINTTPGAKNLRYSISGLRGIRFLKCGADIKVFPESQQIDFGQLMITELNQGKEFKKDFQVQAVKRGCLDNFSMNINFETTDPLNGEYAIDLKNGTNLTIMDDKSNQIKFNYFQFFGSLPQGSTSVTRDYSATIKKAGTVKTGGFNASTIVRINYY; this is encoded by the coding sequence ATGATACACACGTTTATTCAAAAATATGGTTTTTATATTTTATTTCTGTTCGTTTTTATTAGCCCAAAAACATTTGCTTTAGATTGTGTTGAAGCTGGGACTGGAGTCGTCATTAAACCTGCGGTACCGGTTGGGCAATTAGCGATTCCTTCAGATACACCTGCGGGAACGGTTATTTGGCAATCTGACCCATTAACAGTCACTGTTTATTGCGATAACGTACTCGGTAATATGGTTGACGTTGTTCATATGTATTTTAACCCGATATCACAAAAATTAGGGACAGGATTACTACTTGGAGCTAACTACCAAGGTGAACAACTTGAGCGTGATAAACAAAAAGTCAGCTTGGGAACACCGCCAATTAGTGGCAAGCAAAGCGTTACTGTGACTGTCACATTTAATTTATATATTAAGGTAACAGGTACGGTCCCGCCGTCTGGGAATTATGAAGGTGATAACCAATTTACGGTTTTCCAATTTGATGGGAGCGGGGGGATCAATACGACACCGGGAGCGAAAAACTTACGCTATTCGATATCTGGGTTACGAGGGATTCGTTTCTTAAAATGTGGTGCGGATATTAAAGTTTTCCCAGAATCACAGCAAATTGATTTTGGCCAGTTAATGATCACAGAATTGAATCAAGGGAAAGAATTTAAAAAAGATTTTCAAGTTCAAGCAGTGAAAAGAGGTTGTCTTGATAACTTCTCGATGAATATCAATTTTGAAACAACCGATCCATTAAATGGCGAATATGCGATTGATTTGAAAAATGGAACCAATTTGACAATTATGGATGATAAAAGTAATCAGATAAAATTCAATTACTTCCAATTTTTCGGCAGTTTACCGCAAGGAAGCACATCAGTAACGCGTGATTATAGTGCAACCATTAAAAAGGCAGGAACGGTGAAAACGGGAGGATTTAACGCCTCAACCATTGTTCGAATTAACTATTATTGA
- a CDS encoding long polar fimbrial protein LpfA: MRNCYFSICLFMLSLCTSQAYADSSMMRGDLNFTGNVVALPCKISFYSIDQNIELGPISLNYFNEIGDRSPKHEIKLKFDDCIFPKRDRDDRDPVVRIMFISEPTESTDRNLFGGKTILNGYGIRLMDKDGNIVPNGEYRSYPIYFDDNQQITIYSMLESYLPRNELTVGNIKTQITLNITYI, translated from the coding sequence ATGAGAAATTGCTACTTTTCAATATGTCTTTTTATGCTATCGCTATGCACCAGCCAAGCTTATGCAGATAGTAGCATGATGAGAGGTGATCTTAATTTTACGGGAAATGTGGTGGCATTGCCTTGTAAGATTTCATTTTACTCGATAGATCAAAATATTGAATTAGGGCCAATATCTCTGAATTACTTTAATGAAATTGGGGACAGAAGCCCTAAGCATGAAATCAAATTGAAATTTGATGACTGCATTTTCCCAAAACGTGATCGCGATGATAGAGATCCGGTTGTCCGGATCATGTTTATTTCAGAGCCAACTGAAAGTACAGACCGCAATTTATTTGGTGGTAAAACCATTCTAAATGGCTATGGCATTCGTTTAATGGACAAAGATGGCAATATTGTTCCTAATGGAGAATACCGCAGTTATCCCATCTATTTTGATGATAACCAGCAAATTACGATTTATTCCATGCTAGAGAGTTATCTGCCAAGAAATGAATTAACAGTGGGTAATATTAAAACGCAAATTACCTTAAATATTACTTACATATAA
- the papD_6 gene encoding Chaperone protein papD precursor yields MSKKYVVALGFSLVFVGMQVASAAINIDRTRIIFPGKDKSMSLVINNQSKTMPYLAQSWMEDEKGNKISEPFTVLPPMQRVEPNAKNQIKIIKTEGIDALPQDRESLFYLNVREIPPVADKENVVQIAIQSRLKMFYRPPQIENNSDKVWAKELKYTHTGGQLLIENPTKYYVTLGYLSNTNQKNFPGFESVMIAPFSKESVPVPSSSFNQLYTGYMDDYGGMKMLTYQCAASTCQLSKESQ; encoded by the coding sequence ATGAGTAAAAAGTATGTAGTAGCTTTAGGATTTTCATTAGTTTTTGTCGGCATGCAAGTTGCGTCTGCTGCGATTAATATCGACCGTACACGGATTATTTTTCCAGGCAAAGATAAATCAATGAGTTTGGTTATTAACAACCAAAGTAAAACAATGCCCTACTTAGCTCAATCTTGGATGGAAGACGAAAAAGGGAATAAGATTTCTGAACCTTTTACCGTTTTACCTCCAATGCAACGTGTCGAACCGAATGCTAAAAACCAGATAAAAATTATTAAAACGGAGGGAATTGACGCTCTTCCACAAGATAGAGAATCGCTGTTCTATTTAAATGTGCGCGAAATTCCCCCTGTTGCAGATAAGGAAAATGTTGTCCAGATTGCGATTCAAAGTCGTCTAAAAATGTTTTATCGTCCACCTCAAATCGAAAATAATAGCGACAAAGTATGGGCTAAAGAGCTGAAATATACACATACAGGTGGGCAATTATTAATTGAAAATCCAACTAAATATTACGTGACTCTTGGTTACCTGAGTAATACCAACCAGAAAAACTTTCCTGGTTTTGAAAGTGTCATGATAGCCCCGTTTTCTAAAGAAAGTGTCCCCGTGCCATCAAGCAGTTTTAATCAGTTATATACCGGGTATATGGATGATTACGGTGGTATGAAAATGTTGACTTACCAATGCGCTGCATCAACCTGCCAGTTGTCAAAAGAGAGCCAATAG
- the papC_5 gene encoding Outer membrane usher protein papC precursor — protein MSLLPQFKINKILFSIALAFSVSGISNAVEFNMNIIDAKDRDNIDLSQFSNPDFIPAGEYLTDITLNGRKLSGQYLIKFIEESKDTSTLCVTPEMVNIFALKKKIKEELLQNNNGQCVELSKNLDISYRFDKANQNILFSIPQAWLEYDDPYWVPPSQWENGIMGAFLDYNLFANYSAPKNNSETFSGSSNGTAGVNLGAWRFRADYQYQYNRSQGKTNERFDWTQLYAFRALPQMGAKVLLGESYLKTDLFDSFRFIGASIFSDNRMLPPSLRGYAPQVTGIAKTNAMVIISQNGRVIKQVKVAPGPFNVQDITEAVQGTLDVTIEEEDGSKTTYQVTAASLPFLTRQGQLLYKFTMGQSDPFGRSQKIDPKFIVGEVSYGLFGNTSIFGGLIATVDNNNYQAMNLGIGQNMNMFGAISLDITRTHANLDNFGSYSGNSYRLNYSKRFESTNSQVTFAGYKFSEKEFLTMPQYIDAANGVLDFRRDKNVYTASFNQYISPLDLTVYFNASHRQFWNSESTTNFGMSFSKLFSIGQIKNISGTLSLNKIKYEETDDNQIYLSFSVPLENGASVSYDAQYADSDHSFGQSVGYYSANENNNYWSMRVGGDQHKLGRAEPNISGSYQYSSPYGVLNVNATENVNSYRAVGGSWYGSMTATKYGAAMHRNGTNNEPRVMIDSDNVAGISIDNGESVTNRFGIGVATSLNSFSNSDVYIDMNTLPDDVDVNDNIIGKTLTEGSIGYQRIKANQGKRILAIIRLNNGNYPPLGTSVIEVGTGREVGIIADSGVAYLTGVVPEESYIVKWAAGANQCSLNLPNIAEKNQGKVLIPCQ, from the coding sequence ATGTCTCTATTGCCTCAGTTTAAAATAAATAAAATATTATTTTCGATTGCGTTGGCATTTTCCGTTTCGGGAATATCAAATGCAGTGGAATTTAATATGAATATTATTGATGCTAAGGACAGAGATAATATTGATTTGAGTCAATTTTCAAACCCTGACTTTATTCCTGCCGGCGAATATCTAACGGATATTACATTAAATGGTAGAAAACTATCAGGGCAGTATTTAATTAAGTTCATTGAAGAGAGTAAAGATACTTCAACACTCTGTGTTACACCAGAGATGGTAAATATTTTTGCATTAAAAAAGAAGATAAAGGAAGAGCTTCTGCAAAATAATAATGGCCAGTGTGTTGAACTATCTAAAAATTTAGATATTAGTTATCGCTTTGATAAAGCGAATCAAAATATCTTATTTTCTATTCCTCAAGCTTGGCTTGAATACGATGATCCGTATTGGGTTCCACCTTCCCAATGGGAAAATGGGATTATGGGAGCATTTCTCGACTATAACCTGTTTGCTAATTATTCTGCGCCTAAAAATAACAGTGAAACATTCAGTGGTAGTAGTAACGGTACCGCTGGCGTTAACTTAGGTGCTTGGCGTTTCCGTGCGGACTATCAATATCAATATAATCGTTCTCAAGGTAAAACGAATGAACGGTTTGATTGGACTCAGTTATATGCCTTTCGTGCTTTGCCTCAAATGGGGGCAAAGGTTTTACTTGGTGAGTCTTATTTGAAGACTGATTTATTTGATAGTTTTCGCTTTATAGGGGCGTCTATTTTTAGTGATAATCGGATGCTTCCGCCTTCACTGCGTGGTTATGCACCTCAGGTTACGGGTATCGCTAAAACAAATGCGATGGTGATTATTTCACAGAATGGGCGTGTGATTAAGCAAGTTAAAGTCGCTCCCGGGCCATTTAATGTTCAAGATATTACCGAAGCAGTACAAGGTACTTTAGATGTAACTATTGAGGAAGAAGACGGTTCAAAAACCACTTATCAAGTAACAGCAGCATCGTTGCCGTTTTTAACCCGTCAGGGGCAGCTGCTTTATAAATTTACCATGGGGCAATCTGACCCATTTGGCCGCTCACAGAAAATTGACCCTAAATTTATTGTCGGGGAAGTCTCCTATGGTTTATTTGGTAACACATCAATTTTCGGCGGGTTAATTGCCACGGTCGATAATAACAATTATCAAGCGATGAACTTGGGAATAGGGCAAAACATGAATATGTTTGGTGCTATTTCCCTTGATATTACTCGTACCCATGCAAATTTAGATAATTTTGGCTCTTATTCAGGTAACAGCTACCGTTTAAATTATTCTAAACGTTTTGAATCTACCAATTCGCAGGTGACATTTGCAGGCTATAAGTTTTCTGAAAAAGAATTCTTAACAATGCCTCAATACATTGATGCAGCTAATGGTGTGCTTGATTTTAGGCGTGACAAAAACGTCTATACCGCGTCTTTTAATCAATACATTAGCCCATTGGATTTAACGGTTTATTTTAATGCCTCTCATCGTCAATTTTGGAATAGCGAATCGACAACAAACTTTGGGATGAGCTTTAGTAAGTTATTCAGTATTGGGCAAATTAAAAATATTTCCGGCACATTATCTCTTAATAAAATTAAATATGAAGAGACGGATGATAACCAAATTTATCTGTCTTTCTCCGTGCCACTCGAAAACGGGGCTTCAGTGAGTTATGACGCACAATATGCAGATAGTGACCATAGCTTTGGCCAGTCAGTGGGTTATTACAGTGCAAATGAGAATAACAACTACTGGAGTATGCGTGTGGGCGGTGACCAGCACAAACTTGGGCGTGCAGAGCCAAATATCAGTGGTAGTTATCAATATTCATCGCCTTATGGCGTGTTAAATGTTAATGCGACAGAAAATGTGAATTCATATCGCGCTGTCGGCGGTAGTTGGTATGGCTCCATGACTGCAACAAAATACGGTGCGGCCATGCACCGTAACGGGACTAACAACGAACCTCGGGTAATGATTGATAGTGATAATGTCGCAGGAATTTCTATTGATAATGGAGAATCTGTCACGAACCGATTTGGTATTGGTGTTGCGACAAGTTTAAATAGTTTTTCTAATTCAGATGTTTACATTGATATGAATACATTACCTGATGATGTGGATGTCAATGACAACATTATTGGTAAAACATTGACTGAGGGCTCAATTGGTTATCAGAGAATAAAAGCGAACCAAGGAAAACGTATTCTAGCAATTATCCGTTTGAATAATGGAAATTATCCACCGCTTGGTACCAGTGTGATTGAAGTAGGCACAGGAAGAGAAGTCGGAATTATTGCTGATAGTGGCGTTGCTTATTTAACGGGTGTGGTTCCAGAAGAAAGCTACATAGTGAAATGGGCCGCTGGCGCAAACCAATGTAGTTTGAATTTACCTAATATTGCCGAAAAAAATCAGGGTAAAGTCCTGATCCCTTGCCAATAA
- the smfA_3 gene encoding Fimbria A protein precursor has product MKLTKIALATIIASSFGIANAAPVDQGSGIINFTGKVINAPCSIPGDGTINVDLGQVANKVLETGNKYSQSVQYNIQLENCDLGEVKDSSDVVVFPAVSKVKVTFTGTPDTTAKELLANTGTSKGVGVRLINADGATMKVGDTSVELPLADGPNKLAFSARVEANGSKVETGSIISQATYALNYL; this is encoded by the coding sequence ATGAAATTAACTAAAATTGCATTAGCTACAATTATCGCTTCTTCATTCGGTATTGCAAACGCAGCACCTGTAGATCAAGGAAGTGGTATCATCAATTTTACTGGTAAAGTTATTAATGCACCTTGCTCAATCCCAGGTGACGGTACAATTAACGTTGACCTTGGCCAAGTTGCAAATAAAGTATTAGAAACTGGTAACAAATATAGCCAAAGCGTTCAATACAATATCCAGTTAGAAAACTGTGATTTAGGTGAAGTTAAAGATTCTAGCGATGTAGTTGTCTTCCCTGCAGTTAGCAAAGTTAAAGTAACTTTCACGGGTACTCCAGATACTACAGCTAAAGAATTACTGGCAAACACTGGTACTTCTAAAGGTGTTGGTGTTCGTTTAATCAACGCTGATGGTGCAACAATGAAAGTTGGTGACACCAGTGTTGAGCTGCCATTAGCGGATGGTCCAAATAAATTAGCATTCAGTGCACGTGTTGAAGCAAATGGTAGTAAAGTTGAAACTGGTAGCATCATTTCTCAAGCAACTTATGCTTTAAACTACCTGTAA
- a CDS encoding transcriptional repressor DicA: MINVNRIVGREIRKRRKHLGLSGIELANLVGVSQQQISRYERGECNINIENLHVLANALETEMICFFIDDVFINKENN, translated from the coding sequence ATGATAAATGTAAATCGGATAGTAGGTAGAGAGATTAGAAAAAGAAGAAAGCACTTAGGGCTTTCTGGTATTGAATTAGCGAATCTTGTTGGTGTAAGTCAGCAACAAATTTCACGCTATGAAAGAGGTGAGTGCAATATCAATATTGAAAATTTGCACGTGCTTGCTAATGCGTTAGAAACTGAAATGATTTGTTTTTTTATCGATGATGTTTTTATCAATAAAGAAAATAATTAA
- the ramA_3 gene encoding (R)-stereoselective amidase encodes MMPTQSQLRVATVQFQHRPSDKTYNLERIHDFITQAAQQKVKILVLPEMCITGYWHVPKLPDDAVYALSETLHDSPSLALIRQRAIELDMIIGVGLIEKGLDGKCYNTWVACMPNGQYHAHRKLHAFEHPAIHSGDSYTVFDTPWGVKVGILICWDNNLIENPRINALLGADIILAPHQTGGTHSSSPYGMKPLNLSLWENRKQNPQALLESCQGENGRGWLMRWLPSRAHDNGVFYLFSNGVGLDDDEIRTGNAMVIDPYGRIVKESLLVEDDVVIADLDLSLLPTSNGRRWLTGRRPELYRIMTETLGYETDIRSVRFAEQNSPYHKEKP; translated from the coding sequence ATGATGCCAACACAATCACAGCTTCGTGTTGCAACTGTACAGTTCCAACACCGTCCTAGCGACAAAACCTATAATTTAGAACGTATCCATGACTTTATTACTCAAGCTGCACAACAAAAAGTGAAAATACTGGTGTTACCCGAAATGTGTATCACCGGTTATTGGCACGTGCCGAAGCTACCAGATGACGCCGTTTATGCATTGAGTGAAACCTTACACGATAGCCCTTCATTAGCATTGATCCGCCAACGTGCGATTGAATTAGACATGATTATTGGTGTTGGATTGATTGAAAAAGGGTTAGATGGCAAATGCTACAATACTTGGGTCGCTTGCATGCCAAATGGACAATACCATGCTCACCGTAAATTGCATGCGTTTGAACATCCTGCCATTCATAGTGGAGATAGTTACACGGTATTCGATACACCATGGGGGGTAAAAGTTGGTATTTTAATTTGTTGGGATAATAACTTAATTGAAAACCCACGCATAAACGCACTACTTGGCGCAGATATTATTCTTGCTCCCCACCAAACCGGTGGAACTCATTCGAGTAGCCCTTATGGAATGAAACCACTCAACCTTAGTCTCTGGGAAAATAGAAAACAGAACCCCCAAGCACTATTGGAGTCATGCCAAGGTGAAAATGGGCGAGGATGGCTAATGCGCTGGTTACCTTCAAGAGCTCACGATAATGGCGTTTTTTATCTGTTTAGTAATGGCGTTGGCCTAGATGATGATGAAATTCGCACAGGTAATGCAATGGTGATAGACCCCTATGGCCGAATTGTCAAAGAGAGTTTATTGGTTGAGGATGATGTGGTCATTGCAGATCTTGACCTTAGTTTGCTTCCTACCTCGAATGGGCGGCGTTGGCTTACAGGTAGAAGACCTGAATTATACCGCATTATGACTGAAACTCTGGGTTATGAAACCGATATTCGTAGTGTTCGCTTTGCGGAACAGAATTCCCCTTATCATAAAGAAAAGCCATAA